A window of Candidatus Xiphinematobacter sp. Idaho Grape contains these coding sequences:
- the plsY gene encoding glycerol-3-phosphate 1-O-acyltransferase PlsY, whose translation MPNAISQFAAVGLLSYLLGSFPAGWVAGKICHKDLQREGSSNTGATNALRVLGKKWGCTVFVVDFFKGIVAVALASEFSEEKSQQDWLGLVAALFVIVGHNFPLWLGFKGGKGIATTAGVTLSIFPYPVFVVALISWGLVFSTTRYVSLASLAAVIALPLACFTLLFLGKIGQVFALVSLGICMLAIWRHQSNISRLAAGTEPRFVKEKND comes from the coding sequence GTGCCTAATGCAATCAGCCAATTTGCTGCAGTGGGTTTGCTGTCCTACTTGTTGGGCAGCTTTCCTGCAGGGTGGGTCGCTGGAAAGATCTGTCATAAGGATCTGCAGAGAGAAGGTAGTAGTAATACTGGTGCCACTAATGCACTGAGAGTTCTGGGCAAAAAGTGGGGATGTACAGTCTTCGTTGTTGATTTTTTTAAGGGAATCGTTGCAGTCGCTCTAGCTTCAGAATTCTCAGAGGAGAAATCTCAACAAGACTGGCTGGGGCTTGTTGCAGCACTATTTGTCATTGTCGGACACAATTTTCCACTTTGGTTGGGCTTTAAAGGTGGGAAGGGAATTGCTACCACTGCAGGAGTAACACTCTCAATTTTTCCGTACCCTGTTTTCGTGGTAGCGCTGATTTCTTGGGGATTAGTATTCTCTACTACACGTTATGTTTCTCTTGCCTCTTTAGCAGCCGTGATCGCACTTCCACTTGCGTGTTTTACTTTGCTTTTCTTGGGCAAGATAGGCCAGGTGTTTGCTTTGGTGTCGCTTGGAATCTGTATGCTTGCTATCTGGCGACATCAGAGCAATATCTCTCGCCTAGCGGCTGGCACAGAACCCAGATTTGTAAAAGAGAAAAATGATTGA
- a CDS encoding bifunctional folylpolyglutamate synthase/dihydrofolate synthase: MTFDKALKWLYSKQRFGIRLGLETTQSLLALLGNPENKLRFLHIAGTNGKGSVCAFLDSILRAERKKTGLFTSPHLVDFRERICVNGRPISRKATAEGLTLLKDLLRDLEISHKLEPTFFELTTVLATWYFLQQDVEVTIWETGMGGYWDATNVVTPLVSVITSISFDHRQWLGNSLREIALEKSGIFKPGIPAVSAPQSIEVEETLRSRAAASRIPLYFVEAPWSSSKIGLHGEHQRWNAALAVAALEASSVTVSASSISYGLANTYWPGRFQILSSRLVVDGAHNLGAACALVATWQEVFGNQRACIVFGSLEDKESKEMLEVLSTITREFRFVPITGHRFDTKYQAPPCKTIGYFESLGAALISPLQPENTITLVTGSLFLVGEILAEKRTISYWPLPLGKAR; encoded by the coding sequence ATGACTTTCGATAAAGCCTTAAAGTGGCTGTATTCCAAGCAGCGTTTTGGCATTAGGTTGGGGTTAGAAACTACACAATCCCTTCTTGCCCTCCTTGGTAATCCGGAAAACAAGCTGAGGTTCCTACATATCGCAGGAACTAATGGTAAGGGATCCGTTTGCGCGTTCTTAGACTCAATTTTGAGGGCAGAAAGGAAAAAAACTGGCCTTTTCACTTCTCCGCATCTGGTAGATTTTCGAGAACGTATCTGTGTGAATGGTAGGCCAATTTCTAGGAAGGCAACTGCAGAAGGTTTAACCCTCTTAAAAGATTTGTTAAGGGATTTAGAAATTTCCCATAAATTAGAGCCCACCTTTTTTGAGCTCACTACAGTACTGGCTACCTGGTATTTCCTGCAACAAGATGTGGAAGTCACTATTTGGGAGACAGGCATGGGAGGGTATTGGGATGCAACCAATGTGGTTACCCCGCTAGTTTCTGTTATTACATCTATTTCTTTTGATCATCGGCAATGGTTAGGAAACTCTCTGAGAGAGATCGCTCTTGAAAAATCTGGGATTTTTAAGCCAGGCATTCCCGCAGTTTCTGCGCCTCAGTCCATCGAGGTAGAAGAGACATTGCGGAGTAGAGCAGCTGCTAGTCGTATACCTCTGTATTTCGTGGAAGCTCCCTGGAGTAGCTCCAAGATAGGACTACATGGAGAACACCAACGATGGAATGCGGCCCTAGCCGTAGCGGCTTTGGAAGCTAGCAGCGTCACCGTCTCTGCCAGTTCTATTTCCTATGGCCTAGCTAACACTTACTGGCCGGGAAGATTTCAGATTCTCTCCAGCAGGCTGGTAGTAGACGGAGCACATAACCTTGGGGCCGCGTGCGCCCTTGTTGCCACCTGGCAGGAGGTGTTTGGAAATCAAAGAGCCTGTATAGTATTCGGTTCGTTGGAAGATAAGGAGAGCAAAGAGATGTTAGAAGTACTTTCTACCATTACTCGAGAGTTTCGCTTCGTTCCTATTACTGGCCACCGGTTCGATACCAAATATCAAGCACCCCCGTGCAAAACCATTGGTTATTTCGAAAGCCTTGGTGCTGCCTTAATTTCTCCTCTTCAACCAGAAAACACTATCACTCTGGTAACGGGATCACTTTTTTTGGTCGGGGAAATCCTGGCAGAAAAGAGGACGATCTCTTATTGGCCGCTGCCTCTAGGAAAGGCGCGCTAA
- the accD gene encoding acetyl-CoA carboxylase, carboxyltransferase subunit beta — protein MPIFKEPVFNARGNKHQEIPEGLWTKCPSCKDIIYNLALAENLFVCPRCNYHFTLGAWERIVHLVDPGSFKEHDAKMIAADPLKFRGVAAYEERLQTYREKTGLVDAVITGEASIARYPIGLAVMDFRFLAATMGSVVGEKVTRLIEWSTCRKRPIVAVCASGGARIYESIFSLMQMAKTSGALALHARARLPYIVVLSNPTYAGVMASFASLGDVILAEPRSMIGFAGPRVIQETTHQNLPEGFQTAEFLEKHGLVDHIVHRTQLRSFLAQILNYLCQKQE, from the coding sequence ATGCCTATCTTCAAAGAGCCAGTCTTTAATGCTCGTGGCAACAAACATCAGGAAATTCCAGAGGGACTGTGGACCAAGTGTCCTTCTTGCAAAGACATTATTTACAACCTAGCTTTAGCAGAAAATCTTTTTGTCTGCCCTAGGTGTAATTATCACTTTACATTAGGTGCGTGGGAGCGGATCGTGCATCTCGTTGACCCGGGCTCGTTTAAGGAACACGATGCCAAAATGATTGCTGCTGATCCTCTAAAGTTCAGGGGGGTAGCTGCCTATGAGGAAAGACTGCAAACCTATCGTGAGAAAACCGGTCTAGTTGACGCGGTTATTACCGGGGAGGCTTCTATTGCCCGATATCCGATCGGTCTTGCAGTAATGGATTTTCGTTTCCTTGCGGCTACCATGGGTTCGGTAGTTGGAGAAAAAGTCACTCGACTCATTGAGTGGAGCACCTGTAGAAAGAGACCTATTGTTGCCGTTTGTGCTTCTGGAGGAGCTCGCATATACGAGAGCATATTTAGCCTGATGCAAATGGCGAAAACCAGCGGTGCCTTGGCCCTACATGCTAGGGCAAGGCTGCCCTATATCGTGGTACTTAGCAATCCTACCTATGCAGGTGTCATGGCAAGCTTTGCTTCCCTAGGGGATGTTATTCTTGCAGAACCACGAAGTATGATAGGCTTCGCTGGGCCTCGTGTCATCCAGGAAACAACACACCAAAATTTGCCGGAAGGCTTTCAGACTGCCGAATTCCTAGAAAAGCACGGACTAGTCGATCATATTGTGCACCGCACCCAGTTGCGATCCTTCCTAGCACAGATCCTCAATTATCTTTGCCAGAAACAAGAATGA
- a CDS encoding UDP-glucose dehydrogenase family protein, with the protein MKLCIIGSGHVGLVTGACFAEVGHHVICVDNDQHKVDMLVAGKVPIYEPRLEELIRRNAAAKRLFFSSSVKCGVDAAEVIFVTVPTPLRTDGNVDLSCVEEAACEIALALRAYRVVVDKSTVPVKTGEKVAEIIHRYNAADIPFDIVSNPEFLREGCAVRDSLHPDRIVIGSSSQRAIALMEKIYEPFSTPLLITDVNSAELIKHAANSFLALKISYINMVARICEANKADVEKVADGIGLDKRIGRDFLDAGIGYGGSCFPKDIATFIAICQQQLGEPFALLKEVQRINDTQLEYFVSKIRGVLRVLEGKKIAVWGLTFKPDTDDIRNSVAVDLINLLISERAIVQVYDPKGMKKSKELGVVPTARFASSPLDAAQGAEALVIATEWKEFAAVGLRELKARMQAWSIFDGRNLLNPSVVRQFGFSYYSVGRF; encoded by the coding sequence ATGAAGTTATGTATTATCGGCTCCGGACATGTTGGATTAGTGACGGGTGCTTGTTTTGCGGAAGTAGGCCATCATGTCATTTGTGTAGACAATGATCAGCACAAGGTAGATATGCTCGTAGCGGGCAAAGTCCCCATTTACGAACCACGATTGGAGGAATTAATTCGCAGAAATGCGGCTGCTAAGAGACTCTTCTTTAGCAGCAGTGTCAAATGTGGGGTCGATGCCGCGGAAGTGATATTTGTTACCGTGCCCACTCCTCTCCGAACGGACGGAAACGTGGATCTCTCCTGTGTCGAGGAAGCAGCTTGCGAAATCGCCCTAGCCCTTAGGGCATACCGAGTCGTTGTGGATAAGAGCACCGTTCCAGTCAAGACAGGTGAAAAAGTAGCGGAAATCATTCACCGCTATAACGCAGCCGATATACCATTCGACATTGTCAGCAACCCAGAATTTCTAAGAGAGGGGTGTGCTGTCAGGGATTCACTGCACCCTGATCGTATCGTGATTGGTAGCTCCAGTCAGCGCGCAATAGCGCTTATGGAAAAAATCTATGAACCCTTTTCTACCCCACTTCTCATCACAGATGTAAACAGTGCAGAGTTGATTAAACACGCGGCCAACTCTTTCCTCGCTCTCAAAATCTCCTATATCAACATGGTGGCACGAATTTGTGAGGCTAACAAAGCTGATGTTGAGAAAGTTGCAGATGGAATCGGTCTGGATAAACGTATTGGAAGAGATTTTTTAGATGCCGGAATTGGCTACGGAGGCTCCTGCTTTCCCAAGGACATTGCAACATTTATTGCCATATGCCAGCAGCAATTGGGAGAACCCTTCGCACTTCTTAAGGAGGTCCAGAGGATCAATGATACTCAGCTAGAATACTTTGTAAGTAAAATTCGAGGAGTGCTTCGGGTACTTGAAGGAAAAAAAATTGCCGTTTGGGGGCTCACTTTTAAGCCGGATACGGATGATATCCGTAATTCAGTCGCTGTTGACTTAATAAATCTTTTAATTTCCGAGAGGGCGATAGTACAGGTATATGACCCCAAGGGGATGAAGAAGTCCAAAGAACTGGGCGTAGTACCGACGGCTCGTTTTGCCTCTTCGCCTCTTGATGCGGCGCAAGGTGCGGAGGCGCTGGTTATTGCAACCGAATGGAAAGAATTTGCTGCCGTTGGCCTTAGGGAACTGAAAGCTCGGATGCAAGCCTGGTCTATTTTTGACGGGAGAAATCTCCTTAACCCGTCAGTAGTGCGTCAATTTGGCTTCAGCTATTATAGTGTTGGTCGCTTTTAA
- a CDS encoding ribose-phosphate diphosphokinase yields MKIFTGRAHAQLAMDIAVYLQVPLGNASISSFPDGETFVRINENIRGQDVFVVQPTCPPTNQNLMELLILVDAARRASAARVTAVIPFFGYARQDRKDQPRVPITAKLVANLLVAAGVDRVLTMDLHAQQLQGFFDIPVDHLYALPVLNRYLWETGLDNLVVVSPDVGGVKMASAYAQALGAGLAIAVKRRCSATEVDTLYVIGEVQGKNALIVDDLTETAGTLTSAAKILHQSGVQNIYAGVSHAVLTSCAIERLSSSGIRQLITTDSVPLSQEARGLVRVLSVAPLLGEGIRRVHRDESVSSLFELKR; encoded by the coding sequence ATGAAGATCTTTACAGGGAGGGCACATGCCCAACTCGCCATGGACATTGCTGTTTATCTCCAGGTTCCACTTGGAAATGCTTCCATTTCTTCCTTCCCGGACGGGGAAACTTTCGTAAGGATAAATGAGAATATCCGCGGACAGGATGTTTTTGTTGTCCAACCTACTTGCCCTCCAACAAATCAGAATTTGATGGAACTTTTAATCTTGGTGGACGCTGCGCGACGTGCCAGCGCTGCGCGGGTTACCGCCGTGATTCCATTTTTTGGGTATGCCCGGCAGGATCGCAAAGATCAACCGCGCGTCCCCATTACGGCAAAATTGGTGGCTAATCTACTCGTCGCAGCTGGGGTTGACCGGGTATTGACCATGGACCTACATGCTCAGCAGCTACAGGGCTTTTTTGACATCCCAGTGGACCATCTATATGCACTGCCCGTCTTAAACCGTTATCTTTGGGAAACAGGCTTGGATAATCTGGTAGTAGTTTCACCAGATGTAGGTGGAGTGAAAATGGCTTCCGCCTACGCCCAGGCATTAGGTGCCGGGCTTGCCATCGCGGTAAAGAGACGTTGCTCTGCCACTGAAGTCGACACCTTATATGTCATAGGAGAGGTACAGGGAAAGAATGCTTTGATAGTAGATGATTTGACAGAAACTGCTGGCACATTAACTAGCGCAGCTAAGATTCTCCACCAATCCGGCGTACAGAATATTTATGCAGGGGTTTCGCATGCGGTCTTGACAAGCTGCGCAATAGAAAGGTTAAGTTCCTCTGGAATAAGACAGTTAATCACGACGGATAGCGTGCCGCTCTCTCAGGAGGCTAGGGGGCTCGTCAGAGTTCTTTCTGTTGCGCCGTTGCTTGGTGAGGGTATCCGGCGCGTTCATCGCGATGAGTCAGTCAGTTCTCTGTTTGAATTAAAAAGGTAA
- a CDS encoding CPBP family intramembrane glutamic endopeptidase, with protein sequence MELPSLLSVTARAVGVSIFEEALFRGLLYGLSRQEMSAITSALWTSGIFAILHFMRPSDSTHPVDIWSGWRELQCLFNPAMPWSTFLFALASLTAISLLLCWATEQTCSLALPIGLHVGWIFVIQTGNFFVEFRMETPDNLPWVGPHVISGTIPVGVLAILAFCFTFCLCWRYLRTKRVA encoded by the coding sequence ATGGAATTACCCTCCCTTCTTAGTGTGACAGCGCGAGCTGTAGGGGTCTCCATTTTTGAAGAAGCCCTCTTCCGAGGTCTGTTGTATGGGCTAAGTCGTCAGGAAATGAGTGCCATTACCTCTGCTCTATGGACTTCCGGGATATTCGCTATTCTCCACTTCATGCGCCCTTCGGATTCTACGCATCCAGTAGATATTTGGAGTGGGTGGAGGGAATTGCAGTGCTTATTTAACCCTGCAATGCCTTGGTCGACTTTTCTTTTTGCTCTAGCGAGCCTAACTGCTATTAGTCTCCTACTCTGCTGGGCAACAGAGCAGACTTGTTCTTTAGCCTTACCGATCGGGCTTCACGTTGGATGGATTTTTGTTATTCAAACAGGAAATTTTTTTGTAGAATTCAGGATGGAGACGCCGGATAATTTGCCGTGGGTGGGCCCTCATGTAATCTCTGGCACCATACCTGTCGGAGTTCTTGCTATTCTAGCATTTTGCTTCACTTTCTGCCTGTGTTGGAGGTACCTCCGCACAAAAAGGGTTGCGTGA
- a CDS encoding NAD(P)H-dependent glycerol-3-phosphate dehydrogenase, producing the protein MYEKIGVIGAGSWGTALAILLSESSTAVCLWGRRPALTAELVDHRINSTYLPGLRLPSNVYATHQLADALDAKLILVVTPSKAIREVVGQMVMLGVPPQSILVSCIKGIEYDTGMLMSEVLASYLPHNPLAVLSGPNHAVEVARKCPAAAVVGSADEEVLQELQQKLFLPSFRLYTSEDIRGIQLGGALKNVFAIAAGVSDGFRMGSNAKASLITRALAEMIRLGVALGGHLETFYGLSGIGDLMVTCFSCHSRNRAIGERIGRGEFPVKTQGSMKMIAEGIPAARSARQLALKYSVDAPILEAVYQVLYEGKAPYNALWELLGRRQRHESDSTVQPHSPKS; encoded by the coding sequence ATGTATGAGAAAATTGGCGTTATTGGTGCTGGTAGTTGGGGAACAGCCCTTGCCATTTTACTTTCCGAAAGCAGTACAGCTGTTTGCCTATGGGGGCGTAGGCCTGCCTTGACAGCAGAGCTAGTCGACCATCGTATCAATTCTACGTACCTTCCTGGATTACGGCTACCGTCAAACGTCTATGCAACGCATCAATTGGCTGATGCTCTAGATGCCAAGTTGATACTCGTAGTTACACCTTCCAAGGCTATTCGTGAAGTTGTTGGCCAAATGGTTATGCTCGGTGTTCCGCCCCAAAGTATTTTGGTTTCCTGCATCAAGGGAATTGAGTATGACACGGGAATGCTAATGAGCGAGGTGTTAGCAAGTTATCTTCCCCACAACCCTCTCGCCGTTCTCTCTGGACCTAACCATGCTGTGGAGGTCGCTAGGAAGTGTCCTGCTGCAGCAGTCGTGGGTTCAGCCGATGAGGAAGTGCTACAGGAGCTTCAACAGAAGCTTTTCCTTCCTAGTTTTCGGCTCTATACAAGCGAGGATATTAGGGGTATCCAATTAGGGGGGGCTCTAAAAAACGTCTTTGCTATTGCTGCGGGGGTTTCTGATGGATTTCGTATGGGGAGTAATGCAAAAGCTTCCCTCATTACTCGTGCACTTGCAGAAATGATACGTTTAGGGGTGGCCTTAGGGGGACATTTGGAAACGTTCTATGGCCTAAGTGGTATAGGGGATTTAATGGTTACCTGTTTTAGCTGTCATAGTCGCAACCGAGCTATTGGAGAGAGAATTGGGCGGGGTGAATTTCCAGTTAAAACTCAAGGGTCCATGAAGATGATAGCCGAAGGGATCCCGGCTGCTCGTAGTGCTAGACAGCTAGCCCTCAAGTACAGTGTGGATGCTCCTATCCTAGAAGCAGTATATCAAGTCCTCTACGAGGGTAAGGCTCCCTACAATGCATTGTGGGAGCTACTGGGGCGTCGCCAGCGCCATGAATCTGATTCTACCGTGCAACCCCACTCTCCTAAATCCTAA